A section of the Neisseria dumasiana genome encodes:
- a CDS encoding type VI secretion system Vgr family protein — MTQTQSYQLSFSRFTPSLSVVSFTATEALNTAYRLDIELTSADADLPLSSYINQAAKFTVTPVSSDVLGLIEGMIAPQALKEWSGIITSCEKLSVSADETRYRMVLEPRIAALKHHRTSRLFQNQNIPDIISSLLKHHGFSGVDFRFNTSREYGVREYVTQYQESDFAFLNRLCEEEGIWYAFEQNAQYGDVAVFGDDTAHYFRGNTFPYPYRPHGGLESVGAEAVFALQVKHNPILESIRVGDYNYRDADTDLSSQVTAKDKESDSSVLLGSDSHWGLHQKTPAEAQLQTALLQQLNHSRRIVASGSGNITALSTGQVFQTAPSFSEAPNGWLVVSLTHSGSRDQAYSHRFSAIPADSIFRPERITPLPKIQGSLPARVTSPGNYTYAYIDNMGRYRVKLPFDLDEWSPGGESRPIRLAKPYAGPDYGQHFPLHEGTEVMLSFVQGNPDRPYISGVMHDSSHPDHVPADWNTRNVIRTWANNKLRMEDKQGQEHIKLATEYGKTQLNLGHIVDSQRQKRGDNGEGFELRTDSWGALRAGKGLFISTDAQNQASGQVLDMDAAIAQLEQAISLAKSLNKAAHTAQNEATEAEEQAGRLNDSLKQLQRAGIIQSAPDGIATATPQSQLHTAGQHIHHISGGDTDISTGRNFTAHAVGSVNLFAQSSGAKLQANQGKVEIQAQNDEMQINALKDATITSSAGKVTVAAKDEILLTSGGAYIKIKDGNIELGSPKMVWVKCAGFQVMGPSSAGVNIQGIPAVEKYDEQFQLLLPDSSPMRFVEYNIRSGEQEITGKTTSKGMSQRIHTEQKQELEVELKWVGFTADLPYGEA; from the coding sequence ATGACCCAAACCCAATCCTACCAGCTCAGCTTCTCCCGCTTCACTCCCTCTCTCTCCGTCGTCTCTTTCACCGCCACCGAAGCCTTAAACACAGCCTACCGTCTCGACATCGAACTCACTTCTGCCGATGCCGACCTACCACTGTCGTCGTACATCAACCAAGCGGCCAAGTTTACGGTGACGCCGGTAAGCTCTGATGTGTTGGGACTGATTGAGGGAATGATCGCCCCCCAGGCGTTGAAGGAATGGAGCGGTATCATCACTTCGTGTGAGAAGCTGTCGGTATCGGCGGACGAGACCCGTTACCGCATGGTATTGGAACCCCGCATCGCCGCATTGAAGCATCACCGCACTTCGCGTCTGTTTCAAAACCAAAACATCCCCGACATTATTTCGTCGCTGCTGAAACACCACGGCTTCTCCGGCGTTGATTTCCGTTTCAATACCTCACGCGAATACGGTGTGCGCGAGTATGTGACCCAGTATCAGGAAAGCGACTTCGCCTTTCTCAACCGGCTGTGCGAAGAAGAAGGCATCTGGTACGCCTTCGAGCAGAATGCCCAATATGGCGATGTGGCGGTATTCGGTGACGATACCGCCCATTATTTTCGCGGTAATACCTTTCCCTATCCCTACCGCCCCCACGGCGGATTGGAGAGCGTCGGAGCCGAAGCGGTGTTCGCCTTACAGGTAAAACACAACCCCATCCTCGAATCCATCCGCGTCGGCGACTACAACTACCGCGATGCCGATACCGATTTGTCGTCCCAAGTAACAGCTAAAGATAAGGAAAGCGACAGCAGCGTCTTACTCGGCAGCGACAGCCATTGGGGTTTGCATCAAAAGACACCCGCAGAAGCCCAACTTCAGACGGCCTTACTGCAACAATTGAACCACAGCCGCCGTATTGTTGCCTCCGGCAGCGGCAACATCACCGCCCTCAGCACCGGCCAAGTGTTTCAGACGGCCCCAAGCTTCAGCGAAGCGCCCAACGGCTGGCTGGTAGTGTCGCTCACCCACAGCGGCAGCCGCGACCAAGCGTACAGCCACCGCTTTAGCGCCATCCCCGCCGACAGCATCTTCCGCCCCGAACGCATCACCCCGTTACCCAAGATCCAGGGCAGCCTACCCGCACGAGTCACCAGCCCCGGCAACTACACCTACGCCTATATCGACAACATGGGCCGTTACCGCGTCAAACTGCCGTTCGACCTCGACGAATGGAGCCCGGGCGGGGAAAGCCGCCCCATCCGACTGGCCAAACCCTATGCCGGCCCCGACTACGGCCAGCACTTCCCGCTGCACGAAGGCACCGAAGTGATGCTGTCGTTCGTACAGGGCAATCCCGATAGGCCGTATATCTCGGGTGTGATGCACGACAGTTCCCACCCCGACCACGTTCCCGCCGATTGGAACACCCGCAACGTCATCCGTACTTGGGCGAATAACAAACTGCGGATGGAAGACAAACAGGGTCAGGAGCATATCAAACTGGCGACCGAATACGGCAAAACCCAACTCAACCTCGGCCATATCGTCGACAGCCAACGCCAAAAACGCGGTGATAACGGCGAAGGCTTCGAGCTGCGTACCGACAGTTGGGGGGCATTACGGGCGGGTAAGGGTTTGTTCATCAGCACCGACGCCCAAAATCAGGCTTCGGGACAGGTGTTGGATATGGATGCAGCCATCGCCCAGCTCGAACAGGCAATCTCCCTAGCCAAAAGCCTCAATAAAGCTGCCCACACCGCCCAAAACGAAGCCACCGAGGCCGAAGAGCAGGCAGGCCGTCTGAACGACAGCCTCAAACAATTGCAACGCGCCGGCATCATCCAATCCGCCCCCGACGGCATCGCCACCGCCACCCCGCAAAGCCAACTGCACACCGCCGGCCAACACATCCACCATATCAGCGGCGGCGACACCGACATCAGCACCGGCCGCAACTTTACCGCCCATGCAGTCGGAAGCGTCAACCTGTTTGCCCAAAGCAGCGGCGCGAAGTTACAGGCCAATCAGGGCAAGGTAGAGATTCAGGCACAGAACGACGAGATGCAGATCAACGCCCTCAAAGACGCCACCATTACCAGCAGCGCCGGCAAAGTAACCGTGGCAGCGAAAGACGAAATCCTGCTCACCAGCGGCGGGGCATACATCAAGATTAAAGACGGCAACATCGAACTGGGCAGCCCGAAGATGGTGTGGGTGAAGTGTGCGGGGTTTCAGGTGATGGGGCCGAGTTCTGCAGGGGTGAATATACAAGGCATACCTGCCGTTGAAAAGTATGATGAGCAGTTTCAATTGCTTTTACCCGATTCTTCCCCTATGCGTTTCGTTGAATACAATATACGGTCAGGAGAGCAGGAAATTACCGGGAAAACTACCTCGAAAGGCATGAGCCAACGCATACACACCGAACAAAAACAGGAATTAGAAGTTGAATTAAAGTGGGTTGGCTTTACCGCCGACCTTCCATACGGAGAAGCCTGA
- the rph gene encoding ribonuclease PH, which translates to MTAYVRTSRPADSLRNITITPGFLPHADGSCLIEFGNTKVICTASIDENLPPFLRGKDQGWVTAEYGMLPASTASRMRREAAAGKQSGRTQEIQRLIGRSLRAVVELDKLGERQILIDCDVIQADGGTRTASITGAFVALQMAVNKLVHAGMLIHNPIREAVAAVSVGVVGGVPLLDLDYPEDSGCDSDINLVMTASGKIIEIQGTAEGAPFSIEELGQLIGLGKKGIEELFVHQEQALKRAANGIQTA; encoded by the coding sequence ATGACTGCTTACGTCCGCACTTCGCGCCCCGCCGATTCGCTGCGCAACATCACCATCACGCCCGGTTTTCTGCCCCATGCCGACGGTTCGTGCCTGATCGAGTTCGGCAATACCAAAGTGATCTGCACGGCTTCGATTGATGAGAACCTGCCGCCTTTCCTGCGTGGTAAAGATCAAGGTTGGGTAACGGCCGAATACGGAATGCTGCCTGCATCTACTGCTTCACGAATGCGCCGCGAAGCTGCGGCAGGCAAACAAAGCGGCCGCACGCAGGAAATCCAACGTTTGATCGGCCGCTCTCTGAGGGCGGTAGTGGAATTGGATAAGTTGGGCGAACGTCAGATTTTGATCGATTGCGACGTGATTCAGGCCGACGGCGGGACGCGCACGGCTTCGATTACCGGTGCGTTTGTAGCTTTGCAGATGGCGGTAAACAAACTGGTTCATGCCGGCATGTTGATACACAATCCTATCCGCGAAGCTGTGGCGGCCGTGTCGGTAGGCGTAGTTGGCGGCGTTCCTTTACTGGATTTGGATTATCCCGAAGATTCGGGCTGCGACAGCGACATTAATTTGGTAATGACCGCTTCGGGAAAAATCATCGAAATACAAGGCACGGCCGAAGGTGCGCCGTTCAGCATCGAAGAACTCGGCCAATTAATCGGCTTAGGCAAGAAAGGCATTGAAGAACTGTTCGTCCACCAAGAACAAGCCCTGAAGCGGGCGGCAAACGGCATTCAGACGGCCTGA
- a CDS encoding HAD family hydrolase produces MTEAVLFDLDGTLADTALDLGGALNTLLRRHNLPEKSMAEIRPVASHGASGLILMGAGIGKDHPEHSCWRQEYLAEYERCFNHETVLFDGIDRLIAELDKRGIKWGIITNKPHTFTHRLVPKLGFSIAPAVVVSGDTCGEAKPSTKPMFYACEQIGVKPENCIYVGDAERDMQAGRNAGMKTVLANWGYIAAEDKTEEWPHDARIDTPLELLAHL; encoded by the coding sequence ATGACCGAAGCCGTATTGTTCGACTTGGACGGCACCCTTGCCGACACCGCACTCGATTTGGGCGGCGCACTCAACACCTTGCTGCGCCGCCACAATTTACCTGAAAAAAGCATGGCAGAAATCCGCCCCGTCGCCAGCCACGGCGCAAGCGGCCTGATTTTGATGGGCGCAGGCATCGGCAAAGACCATCCCGAACATTCCTGCTGGCGGCAGGAATATCTGGCCGAATACGAACGCTGCTTCAACCATGAAACCGTGTTGTTCGACGGTATCGACCGATTGATTGCCGAACTCGATAAACGCGGCATCAAATGGGGCATCATCACCAACAAGCCGCACACCTTTACCCACCGTCTCGTGCCTAAACTCGGCTTCAGCATCGCACCTGCCGTAGTTGTCAGCGGCGATACCTGCGGCGAAGCCAAACCCAGCACCAAACCGATGTTTTACGCCTGCGAACAAATCGGCGTAAAACCCGAAAACTGTATCTATGTAGGCGATGCCGAGCGCGACATGCAGGCAGGCAGAAATGCCGGCATGAAAACCGTATTGGCAAACTGGGGCTATATCGCTGCCGAAGACAAAACCGAAGAATGGCCGCATGATGCGCGTATTGATACGCCGCTGGAATTGTTGGCGCATCTTTGA
- a CDS encoding YicC/YloC family endoribonuclease, producing MTIHSMTGFANAAGECGGKRINLEIRAVNHRYLDVQFRMPDDLRHLENTLRETIAANAARGKLECRIQIQDIAQNGQGLAVNEELVAQLAALNKQWRKTHDDLGKLTVADILKFPGVLASQNEDEEAFAEVLKNLLAQALTDFTAARAREGEKLAQHLLMRLYEMEKIINGLSGVFPELLEAHMEKVRGRLKEAVENIDNDRLQQEFALFIQKSDVDEEFSRLRTHIEEVRRIVTSSQGSVGKRLDFLMQELNREANTLGSKAIAAECTQASVELKVLIEQMREQVQNIE from the coding sequence ATGACCATCCACAGTATGACCGGCTTTGCCAATGCGGCAGGCGAGTGCGGCGGCAAACGCATCAATTTGGAAATCCGTGCGGTAAACCACCGCTATCTTGATGTGCAGTTCCGCATGCCTGACGATTTGCGCCATCTCGAAAATACCTTGCGCGAAACCATTGCCGCCAACGCGGCACGGGGCAAACTGGAATGCCGAATCCAAATTCAGGATATTGCACAAAACGGACAAGGCCTGGCGGTTAACGAAGAACTGGTCGCCCAACTTGCCGCACTAAACAAACAATGGCGTAAAACACACGATGATTTGGGCAAGCTGACAGTGGCCGACATTTTGAAATTTCCCGGTGTGCTGGCCAGCCAAAACGAAGACGAAGAAGCATTTGCCGAAGTATTGAAAAACCTGTTGGCACAAGCATTAACCGATTTTACCGCCGCCCGTGCCCGCGAAGGCGAAAAGCTCGCCCAGCATTTACTGATGCGTTTGTATGAAATGGAAAAAATCATCAACGGTTTAAGCGGCGTATTCCCCGAACTGCTCGAAGCGCACATGGAAAAAGTACGCGGCCGTCTGAAAGAAGCGGTAGAAAATATCGATAACGACCGGCTCCAGCAGGAGTTTGCCCTGTTTATCCAAAAATCAGACGTCGACGAAGAATTCAGCCGCCTGCGCACCCACATCGAAGAAGTCCGCCGTATCGTTACCAGCTCGCAAGGCAGCGTAGGCAAGCGTTTGGACTTCCTGATGCAGGAACTCAACCGCGAAGCCAACACCCTCGGCAGCAAAGCGATTGCCGCCGAATGCACGCAGGCTTCAGTAGAACTGAAAGTTTTAATAGAACAAATGCGCGAACAGGTTCAGAATATCGAATAG
- the ybeY gene encoding rRNA maturation RNase YbeY: protein MKRAKTFPFIKLQQQRFTLHFDNQSSLSGLPSEQDFYRWAWHALKNEYRRADISIILLDEEPARAYNRDYRDKDYATNVLSFALNEGEIMPDQLSDGLYGDLIICPQVVLKEAAEQDKTPAQHFAHLTIHGTLHLMGYDHIEENEAEIMEPLETRLLNQLGYPNPYA from the coding sequence ATGAAACGCGCCAAAACATTCCCTTTTATCAAGCTGCAACAACAGCGTTTTACCCTGCATTTCGACAACCAAAGCAGCCTTTCCGGCCTGCCGTCCGAACAAGATTTCTACCGCTGGGCATGGCACGCGCTCAAAAACGAATACCGCCGCGCCGACATCAGCATCATATTGCTCGACGAAGAACCCGCCCGCGCCTACAACCGCGACTACCGAGACAAAGACTACGCCACCAACGTATTGAGTTTCGCCCTCAACGAAGGCGAAATCATGCCCGACCAACTTTCAGACGGCCTCTACGGCGATTTGATCATCTGCCCGCAAGTGGTGCTGAAAGAAGCCGCAGAACAAGACAAAACGCCCGCGCAGCACTTCGCCCACCTCACCATACACGGCACGCTGCACCTGATGGGTTACGACCACATCGAAGAGAACGAAGCCGAAATCATGGAACCTCTTGAAACCCGACTGCTCAATCAGTTAGGATACCCCAACCCATACGCTTAG
- a CDS encoding cation diffusion facilitator family transporter — protein MPHDHHHAHSHTANKKVLAVSFAVITSFMVVEAVGGWLTNSLALLSDAGHMFSDAFSLGIALLAFKLSEKATTFDKTFGYKRFEILTAAFNGITLIVIAAMIFYEAVERFRQPPEIATTGMLVISIIGLLVNLFVAWYMLRGSDTEGNINMRGAYLHVLSDLFGSFGAIAAAVLMMAFGWKWADPLASVLVAALVGRSGWQVFRKTLHILMEGTPDNVDVGLLLETIRQTEGVQSVHDLHVWMITSNINALSCHVVVDGSLSVAEAEQIVYRIEHALAHQNIQHTTVQIESSRHPHEDSVLCSIHPDDHETHGHHHAH, from the coding sequence ATGCCGCACGACCATCACCATGCCCACAGCCACACCGCCAATAAAAAAGTATTGGCGGTGTCGTTTGCCGTTATCACGTCTTTTATGGTGGTGGAAGCAGTCGGCGGCTGGCTCACCAACTCGCTGGCGTTGTTGTCGGACGCAGGGCATATGTTCAGCGACGCTTTCTCGCTCGGCATCGCCTTGCTGGCGTTCAAACTGAGTGAAAAAGCCACCACTTTCGACAAAACGTTCGGCTATAAACGCTTTGAAATTTTAACGGCCGCGTTTAACGGCATCACTCTGATAGTGATTGCCGCGATGATATTTTACGAAGCCGTCGAACGCTTCCGCCAGCCGCCGGAAATCGCCACCACCGGCATGCTGGTGATCAGTATCATCGGGCTGCTGGTTAATCTGTTTGTCGCATGGTATATGCTGCGCGGCAGCGACACCGAAGGCAATATCAACATGCGCGGAGCTTATCTGCATGTGTTGAGCGACTTGTTCGGTTCGTTCGGCGCGATAGCCGCCGCCGTGCTGATGATGGCGTTCGGCTGGAAATGGGCCGACCCGCTCGCCAGCGTTTTGGTGGCTGCTTTGGTCGGCCGCAGCGGTTGGCAGGTGTTCCGCAAAACCCTGCACATTTTAATGGAAGGCACGCCCGATAATGTCGATGTCGGGTTATTGCTTGAAACCATCCGCCAAACCGAAGGCGTACAGTCGGTGCATGATTTGCATGTGTGGATGATTACCAGCAACATCAATGCCTTATCGTGCCATGTGGTTGTGGACGGCAGTTTGAGCGTTGCCGAAGCCGAGCAAATCGTTTACCGCATCGAACATGCGCTGGCGCATCAAAATATCCAGCATACCACCGTGCAAATCGAAAGCAGCCGGCATCCGCACGAAGACAGCGTATTGTGCTCGATTCATCCGGACGATCATGAAACGCACGGCCATCATCATGCACATTAA
- the coaBC gene encoding bifunctional phosphopantothenoylcysteine decarboxylase/phosphopantothenate--cysteine ligase CoaBC, with product MSKHILLGISGGIAAYKSCELVRLLKKQGHSVTVAMSRAATEFVQPLTFQALSGNPVLAETHAGGSGNGMAHINLTREADVFLIAPASANTLAKIANGIADNLLTNLAAARKCPLAVAPAMNVEMWFNPANQRNIARLISDGITVFQPASGEQACGETGVGRMPEAAELAELLPDLWAEKALHGKKVLITAGATFEAIDPVRGITNISSGQMGMALARACRAAGAEVTLIYGQIQTALPVGLAHSEQAISAEAMYRAVMKHIARQDVFISVAAVADYKVKNSSPHKLKKDGSGNPPVIELEENPDILASVAALPDAPFCVGFAAESNNVLEYARTKRLKKGIPMLVANDVAVAMGKAVNRITIIDNQGEKAFPETDKNQAAAAIVDRLAELLA from the coding sequence ATGAGCAAACATATCCTTCTCGGTATCAGCGGCGGTATTGCCGCCTATAAATCCTGCGAACTCGTGCGCCTGTTAAAAAAACAAGGGCACAGCGTAACCGTTGCCATGAGCCGCGCCGCCACCGAATTTGTGCAGCCGCTTACCTTCCAAGCCTTGAGCGGCAACCCCGTTTTGGCGGAAACCCACGCTGGTGGCAGCGGCAACGGCATGGCGCACATCAATCTTACCCGCGAAGCAGACGTATTTCTGATTGCGCCCGCCAGCGCAAACACGCTCGCCAAAATCGCCAACGGTATAGCCGACAACCTGCTTACCAATCTCGCCGCCGCCCGCAAATGCCCGTTGGCCGTCGCTCCGGCCATGAATGTAGAAATGTGGTTCAATCCGGCCAACCAACGCAATATCGCCCGGTTGATTTCAGACGGCATCACCGTGTTCCAACCTGCGTCGGGCGAACAGGCTTGCGGCGAAACCGGCGTGGGCCGTATGCCCGAAGCAGCCGAGCTGGCCGAATTGCTGCCCGATTTATGGGCCGAAAAAGCGCTGCACGGCAAAAAAGTACTGATCACGGCAGGAGCAACTTTTGAAGCCATCGACCCCGTGCGCGGCATTACCAATATTTCCAGCGGCCAAATGGGTATGGCACTTGCTCGGGCCTGCCGCGCCGCCGGAGCAGAAGTTACCCTGATTTACGGCCAAATTCAGACGGCCTTGCCGGTAGGGTTGGCGCATAGCGAACAGGCAATCAGCGCAGAAGCGATGTACCGCGCCGTAATGAAGCACATCGCACGGCAGGACGTGTTTATTTCCGTAGCCGCCGTGGCCGATTATAAAGTCAAAAACAGCAGCCCCCACAAGCTGAAAAAAGACGGCTCCGGCAACCCGCCTGTTATCGAACTTGAAGAAAACCCCGATATTCTTGCTTCGGTAGCCGCTCTTCCCGATGCGCCTTTCTGCGTCGGCTTTGCTGCCGAAAGCAACAACGTATTGGAATACGCGCGCACCAAACGGCTGAAAAAAGGCATTCCCATGTTGGTGGCAAATGATGTGGCGGTAGCGATGGGAAAAGCCGTGAACCGAATCACCATTATCGACAACCAAGGCGAAAAAGCTTTTCCCGAAACCGACAAGAACCAAGCGGCCGCAGCCATTGTTGACAGGCTGGCCGAACTGCTCGCTTAA
- the hemC gene encoding hydroxymethylbilane synthase produces MTPKKLVIASRESALAMWQAEHIQGRLKQLYPECDVSILGMTTRGDQILDKTLSKIGGKGLFIKELEQALQDGRADLAVHSIKDVPMVLPEGFTLAAIGERANPFDAFVSNQYARLEELPEGAVVGTSSLRREAQLRARYPHLNIKPLRGNVQTRLAKLDNGDYDAIILAAAGLQRLELDERIRLIMSPFDSLPAAGQGALGIEIAAHRYDLLEVLNPLNHAVTNACVTAERALARALDGSCQVPLAAYCTEENGLLTLRGLVGHPDGSVILQAEAQAPVAYADSLGRAVAKKLADDGAVELIQAILSEQTA; encoded by the coding sequence ATGACTCCGAAAAAACTTGTAATCGCCAGCCGCGAAAGTGCGCTGGCCATGTGGCAGGCCGAGCATATTCAAGGCCGTCTGAAACAGCTTTATCCCGAATGCGATGTGAGCATTTTGGGCATGACTACGCGCGGCGATCAGATTCTCGACAAAACGCTCTCGAAAATCGGCGGCAAGGGTTTGTTTATCAAAGAGTTGGAGCAAGCCCTGCAAGACGGCCGCGCTGATTTGGCGGTGCATTCGATTAAAGATGTGCCGATGGTGCTGCCCGAAGGGTTTACGTTGGCGGCAATCGGCGAGCGGGCCAACCCGTTTGATGCGTTCGTGTCTAACCAATATGCGCGTTTGGAAGAGCTGCCCGAAGGGGCGGTGGTGGGCACATCGAGCCTGCGCCGCGAAGCGCAGCTGCGTGCCCGCTATCCGCATTTGAACATTAAGCCGTTGCGCGGCAATGTGCAAACCCGTTTGGCCAAGCTGGATAACGGCGATTACGATGCCATTATCCTTGCCGCCGCCGGTTTGCAGCGTTTGGAGCTGGACGAGCGCATCCGCCTGATTATGTCGCCGTTCGACAGCCTGCCTGCCGCGGGGCAGGGCGCATTGGGTATCGAAATTGCCGCCCACCGCTATGATTTACTGGAAGTGTTGAACCCGCTGAACCACGCCGTTACCAATGCCTGCGTAACCGCCGAACGTGCGCTTGCCCGCGCGTTAGACGGCAGTTGCCAAGTGCCGTTGGCGGCTTATTGCACCGAAGAAAACGGCCTCTTGACCTTGCGCGGTTTGGTCGGCCACCCCGACGGTTCGGTGATTTTGCAGGCCGAAGCCCAAGCGCCCGTGGCCTATGCCGATTCGCTCGGCCGTGCCGTTGCCAAGAAATTGGCGGACGACGGTGCGGTAGAGCTGATTCAGGCGATTTTGAGCGAACAAACCGCCTAA
- a CDS encoding HlyC/CorC family transporter — MDDSQSKPTFFERLIARISGDAPDSAEDVVALLRQAHEQEVFDSETLLRLEKMLDFAELEVRDAMITRSQMDVIKADESMERIIPYIIETARSRFPVIGEDKDNVLGILHAKDLLKYALNPEQFNLQTILRPAVFVPEGKSLNTLLKEFREQRNHMAIVVDEYGGISGLVTFEDIIEQIIGDIEDEFDEDESADNIFPVSAERYRINAITEIEDINEYFGTDYSNEEVDTIGGLVIQEIGHLPVRGEKVVIGPLQFTVARADNRRLHTLMAIRVKE, encoded by the coding sequence ATGGACGACAGCCAGTCGAAACCCACTTTTTTTGAACGCCTTATCGCCCGCATTTCGGGCGATGCCCCCGATTCCGCCGAAGACGTGGTCGCCCTGCTGCGCCAAGCGCACGAGCAGGAAGTATTCGACAGCGAAACCCTGCTGCGGCTCGAAAAAATGCTCGACTTCGCCGAACTCGAAGTGCGCGATGCCATGATCACCCGCAGCCAGATGGACGTGATCAAAGCCGACGAAAGCATGGAGCGCATCATTCCCTACATCATCGAAACCGCCCGCTCGCGCTTTCCCGTTATCGGCGAAGACAAAGACAACGTGCTCGGCATCCTCCACGCCAAAGACCTGCTCAAATACGCACTCAACCCCGAGCAGTTCAACCTTCAAACCATCTTGCGCCCCGCCGTGTTTGTGCCCGAAGGCAAATCGCTCAATACCCTGCTTAAAGAATTTCGCGAGCAGCGCAACCACATGGCCATCGTGGTTGATGAATACGGCGGCATTTCCGGCTTGGTAACGTTTGAAGACATCATCGAACAGATTATCGGCGACATCGAAGACGAATTCGACGAAGACGAAAGCGCCGACAACATCTTTCCCGTTTCCGCCGAACGCTACCGCATCAACGCCATCACCGAAATAGAAGACATCAACGAATATTTCGGCACCGATTACAGCAACGAAGAAGTCGACACCATCGGCGGCTTGGTGATTCAGGAAATCGGCCACCTGCCCGTGCGCGGCGAAAAAGTGGTTATCGGCCCGCTGCAATTCACCGTTGCCCGCGCCGACAACCGCAGACTGCATACCTTGATGGCGATTCGGGTCAAAGAATAG
- a CDS encoding DUF2515 family protein, with protein MTTQLTFKTAETNQTPESCAASQCGCPTFWSLLQQKSYVLLSNQTVKNQYHLEAWYEQRARRIAAVYARIYLETDKDMGANPRLKGRFYWMGLGAFASKTVAATFDSWLTRTGYQGNKVTANFLDAPKSVHIFAKGNLWLFMDVAPWHWAWAVSPGSFELCKGSRNADSYVSPVKKALNALPWASTALPGVRGFRLTKEIRDAFALLPEIEKQKPFSSEKIKKDQFTHLKIIAVQEQKNILQGICWNHPWMQSGARAQRFWRKPKTFIRFHSNYDEEMNGLFGKSDKERYGLPEDPFSYAPKNMKAEEYDSRMDWILAVAKKYHNLMIDPNGNSYVEGHLRNIAGWINSSKEGETDGYSNDPQGNQ; from the coding sequence ATGACAACCCAACTGACTTTCAAGACCGCAGAAACCAATCAAACGCCCGAAAGTTGTGCTGCTTCTCAATGCGGATGCCCTACATTTTGGTCGCTTTTACAGCAGAAAAGCTATGTATTGCTTTCTAATCAAACGGTAAAAAATCAATACCACTTAGAAGCATGGTATGAACAGCGCGCCCGCAGGATAGCTGCGGTTTATGCACGGATTTACCTTGAAACGGACAAAGACATGGGAGCCAATCCGCGCTTGAAAGGCCGCTTTTATTGGATGGGCTTGGGGGCATTCGCTTCCAAAACCGTAGCGGCTACGTTTGATTCTTGGCTGACACGGACAGGTTATCAGGGCAATAAAGTAACCGCCAATTTTTTGGATGCCCCGAAATCGGTACATATTTTTGCCAAAGGCAATTTGTGGCTGTTTATGGATGTGGCACCGTGGCATTGGGCTTGGGCGGTTAGCCCCGGCTCGTTCGAGCTGTGTAAGGGCAGCCGCAATGCAGACAGCTACGTTTCGCCGGTAAAAAAGGCGCTGAATGCTTTGCCGTGGGCTTCCACCGCTCTGCCCGGGGTAAGGGGGTTTCGGCTAACTAAAGAAATTCGGGACGCTTTTGCCTTGCTACCGGAAATAGAAAAACAAAAGCCTTTTTCTTCAGAAAAAATCAAGAAGGATCAATTCACACATCTAAAAATAATTGCGGTACAGGAACAGAAAAACATCCTGCAAGGGATCTGTTGGAATCACCCGTGGATGCAGTCAGGCGCGCGAGCGCAGAGATTTTGGAGAAAACCGAAAACTTTTATTCGTTTCCACAGTAATTATGATGAAGAAATGAACGGTCTATTTGGCAAATCTGATAAAGAACGTTACGGCTTGCCGGAAGATCCTTTTTCGTACGCCCCAAAAAACATGAAAGCAGAAGAATACGACAGTAGGATGGATTGGATTTTAGCTGTAGCTAAAAAATATCATAATTTGATGATAGATCCGAATGGTAATAGCTATGTTGAAGGCCATTTGCGTAACATCGCAGGTTGGATTAATAGCAGTAAAGAAGGAGAAACCGATGGCTATTCCAACGACCCACAAGGCAACCAATAA